A stretch of the Hydra vulgaris chromosome 09, alternate assembly HydraT2T_AEP genome encodes the following:
- the LOC136085448 gene encoding uncharacterized protein LOC136085448 — protein sequence MSTYAEKGGGKERLKHIACLARQRERKFRARSKESAEQRASRLKKRKERYVKARAAETEEGRGKREMKEKKEKEAAWKYKSDAEKKAQKRQHELKATGNDPKQLKLTAGLASVQVPQIQRKAGTSFTATENVELTSTSIVNITSKPIIKTEPITEISDQSSVQETDNHQDAIIAADKRAELQYSETFRNRNITETERVSVEMGNYKVPVTAAVDLTLSEKVIRSN from the exons atgagTACGTATGCAGAGAAGGGAGGGGGAAAGGAGCGTTTAAAACATATAG CTTGTCTTGCTCGGCAAAGAGAACGGAAATTTCGAGCTAGATCAAAAGAATCAGCTGAACAACGAGCATCTCggttaaaaaaacgaaaagaaCGATATGTTAAGGCAAGGGCGGCTGAAACAGAAGAAGGAAGAGGCAAAC GTGAaatgaaggaaaaaaaagagaaagaggcAGCATGGAAATACAAATCTGATGCTgaaaaaaaagctcaaaaacGACAACATGAGTTGAAAGCAACTGGTAATGATCCAAAACAATTAAAGTTAACGGCAGGTCTCGCGTCAGTGCAAGTGCCACAAATACAGAGAAAAGCTGGGACATCCTTTACTGCAACAGAGAATGTAGAATTAACATCAACATCCATTGTGAATATCACAAGTAAGCCTATAATTAAAACAGAGCCAATAACAGAGATTAGTGACCAATCATCTGTACAAGAAACAGACAATCATCAAGATGCCATAATTGCAGCAGATAAAAGAGCAGAACTACAGTATTCAGAAACATTCAGAAACCGAAACATTACTGAAACTGAGAGAGTGAGTGTAGAAATGGGTAATTATAAAGTGCCTGTAACTGCAGCGGTGGACCTAACTCTATCAGAAAAGGTTATCAGAAGCAACTAG